TTGAAGAGTCTAAAGATGTCATGTCGATGGAAAAAATGCGTGAATATCGTGGTCAATATCATGTTTTACATGGGGTATTATCACCGATGGATGGCACAGGTCCTGATGATATTAATATTACGAGTCTTATCCAACGTTTGCATAATGATGAAATAAATGAAGTCATTATTGCTACTAACGCAACAACTGAGGGTGAAGCGACTGCTATGTATTTATCACGCTTAATTAAGCCTGCCGGTATTAAAGTGACACGTTTAGCTCATGGTTTATCAGTCGGAAGCGACATTGAGTATGCCGATGAAGTGACCTTGCTTAAAGCCGTTGAAGGTCGTCGTGAAATGTAGGAATCAAATAGACA
This is a stretch of genomic DNA from Vagococcus zengguangii. It encodes these proteins:
- the recR gene encoding recombination mediator RecR translates to MHYPTPIAKLIESYMKLPGIGAKTAARLAFYTIDMKEDDVTEFAKALISVKRDLHYCDVCGNITESAVCSICQDTSRDKSVVLVVEESKDVMSMEKMREYRGQYHVLHGVLSPMDGTGPDDINITSLIQRLHNDEINEVIIATNATTEGEATAMYLSRLIKPAGIKVTRLAHGLSVGSDIEYADEVTLLKAVEGRREM